The genomic window AACTCTTGTTTCTACTATATTGATTGGTTGTAAGAGATCTCGTAAATTGCTAGTAGTTGATTTAGCATATACTCCACTAACCAGTTCCAAGTGTGAAGGTGAAATCAACATTGGGatcaatatttcttttttttttttttttgttttgcgcCTCTTCAATTCTTTTCTTCTCCATTTTGTTAAACCATTAGATTATAGCTCAATTATATGTGTTTGCATGGTTTGCCATGAAGACAATAATTCTACATGTTGGCTTGTGTAAAGTTATTACAATAACATATGTTGCGTTAAATTAAAGAATGATTGTGTTAGATTTTTTTAGTTATCTATATTGGacgtttcaattttttattttatttaaattttagaatatataaattaattgttTAATGGTTTtaggtttaatttttttttgctccaaaaatagTCTAATTTCTTTTAAATCTCTCTCTAGGCACTTTGAAACCCCTAGGCTGGTTATATCCTTGTCCTAGGATGGTTTAACACACATCAAACATTTCAGATGTCTTGACCATCAAGGAAGTGTCAGTTGGTGGCCACGAGCAGTCTGTTCATAGCAATGGGATCCTATGAGTGGACCCTTCAGTGAGGAGCGAAGAGCGATCTGGTAGTTCCTTGTTTGACTTCTAGATTTATTTTCGCTGTGCTAGTTTGATCTCACGGTAGGTGAAGGAAAACCACAGGGCTCCTTGCATTATAGAAACTAAAGCTCTAACAAGTGTAGAGGCATGCCAACCACCCAAGAAAAGATTAACTGGCATAGTTCAGTTAATGAGTGCAATGAGCGCATCTCGATACTTGTGAAAGTATGCAAAACCTTTGAGCCAAGTGTATGGACAACCTCAAAAAATGTTAAACCCACCTCTTGTACCCTTCTCCTTTGCTTTAGCAAAACTGTGGGCAAAACCACCCACAGTTCACCTTTACCTTCCTGTGAACCCGAATTCTGAATAGGTATTAGGTCAAGAAAAGTAGACAAATTAGAATACAATGCTGCAACTCTACCATAGCTAAACATAGATGAATTCTCCTGCACCGCTTCCTCCATCATCTCCTTATTCGTCAAAATCCCTTGTGGTTCCCATGCATTGTCTTTCATGGCTTCGGTGAGTACAATCCATCATTGTGGACCTAGGAATAAGACCAATCAAAGACCTCTCAGGTCTAATGATTCCCATTTAAAGAAGGAAAAGGGGAAGAGGACTTCTATCTACAGAGGGGTCACAAGGTTAGCAAGTGATAAAAGAAACTAGCTACTTTGATTTTTCTTGGACCAACTTTGAAGGGATGTCGACAGGCATAAATGGACAGGAAAATATGAAGCTCACATCTGGGATAAGGACTTTCGGCACCACCACCGAAACAAGAAAGGAAAGCAAGGTAGAAGAAACAAGCAACAATAGGaaatagaaagagaggagaaaCGAAATTATGCTGATTAccttattttttattctatattgCTGCATATTTTGTGCTAACAATTTTTGTTTCATCATGTCTTATTGATTGTTGATGGTGAACTGAATTTGTGATCCTTTTCTTCTCAACCTAGTTTTCTTAGGTAAGTTAGAAGACATCCATTTggaaagatctaaatttttaagttTCACTTGCTCTATAAGTAACAATATAAATTATCCTATGGAAAAAAAGATCCCTTAATGTATTTGATTGAATGCATAATTGATGGTGCGGTTTAGGTGTGTATAACGATGAGGAGGCAGCTGCTCATGCCTATGATCTGGCTGCTCTAAAGTATTTGGGGTCAGGAACTGTTCTTAACTTTCCTGTAAGTCTTTATTATGTCAGATATTATCTTAAATGTCTTATTAGTGTGTAGTGGTTTCCTTGCAATCCAAGCAATTAATTTCCCAAACCATTAATAGGAATTTCTTAAGTGAATTTTCCAAATGTAGGAAATCACTTATCTAAATGAGTGCCAGGAGATGCAAAGCATGTC from Elaeis guineensis isolate ETL-2024a chromosome 4, EG11, whole genome shotgun sequence includes these protein-coding regions:
- the LOC105035760 gene encoding ethylene-responsive transcription factor WRI1 isoform X1 → MASVSTIHHCGPRNKTNQRPLRSNDSHLKKEKGKRTSIYRGVTRHKWTGKYEAHIWDKDFRHHHRNKKGKQGVYNDEEAAAHAYDLAALKYLGSGTVLNFPEITYLNECQEMQSMSKNDYVAYIRRNSNGFTRGASKYRGVARHHSSRRWEARIHDAHDNKNLFLGTFETQEEAAKAYDLAVINYRGSDALTNFPISNYLSEHPTSSQQLPVPKSA